The Nitrospirales bacterium genome includes a window with the following:
- the malQ gene encoding 4-alpha-glucanotransferase yields MPDNSSVQFDDVRRLADYFGLASSYTDGVGVTRTIRDENLTSVLEALGIPVRSSQGVAQHLREAENHPWRQLVDEVIVLPDHLGSSSIDVSLPVESGRLETLEMTWTITDEQNRAQTFQRNPQPFRVLEAKRLETMRYVRVALSMPCVLGLGYYRMSLDIQVRQAGQAGNQHASGETFLIVAPSQCYLPRTPSRSVGLSVQLYNVRTAQNWGIGDFRDLESLMRWGKKHLDVSTIGLNPLHAPSAGLSSPYSPSSRLYFNPIYLNLEGIPEFRSTPSCQRRFHSARFQKALQELRTSHLVQYDRVREIKSEMLGCLYKAFERQHVRYRTARFRTFERYCRTQGKRLEQYCAFQVLSERFKTANWRQWPTDYQRSTSQVVRDVLDGSQERFRFFQYVQWQCEEQLSRLDRLAKRLKLSHRLYHDLPVGVHPDGADAWIFQDELALGVTLGAPPDSFNLQGQNWGLMAPIPWRMRVSGYQFFLETIRRNMQYGGMLRIDHALGLFRLFMIPEGCPGEAGTYVKTRIDEILAILALESVRNHVMVVGEDLGVVTQEIRDCLAKAGILSYRIMPFEKTQMGKWQTPKHYPKQAIVSFTTHDLPTFRGYWAGRDIEVKAQAALYPSEQHIECDWETRMKDRIAFIQAMVKANLLPKSAVTSVPLHAPETFLRAAYAYLARSRCRVVMIPLEDIVGELDAPNLPGATHDAYPSWKIKLRRSFEEFKKDPRIGSTMKAVHAEQQGNRCQGRARKGGD; encoded by the coding sequence ATGCCCGACAACTCTTCCGTTCAATTCGATGATGTGCGTCGACTGGCCGACTACTTTGGTCTTGCAAGCTCTTACACCGATGGGGTGGGCGTGACCAGGACCATTCGGGATGAGAACTTGACTTCGGTTTTAGAGGCCTTGGGCATCCCTGTGAGGTCAAGCCAAGGGGTGGCGCAGCATCTGCGTGAAGCAGAAAACCATCCTTGGCGACAGCTCGTGGACGAGGTCATCGTTTTACCGGATCATCTTGGGTCATCATCCATCGATGTTTCACTGCCCGTTGAGTCCGGTCGATTGGAAACGTTGGAAATGACCTGGACGATTACTGACGAACAGAACAGAGCGCAGACGTTCCAGAGGAATCCTCAGCCATTTCGTGTTCTGGAGGCAAAGCGGCTCGAAACCATGCGGTATGTTCGTGTCGCTCTATCCATGCCGTGTGTGTTGGGGCTAGGTTATTACCGGATGTCCCTCGATATTCAAGTCCGGCAAGCCGGGCAAGCCGGGAATCAGCATGCGAGTGGGGAGACGTTTCTCATCGTCGCTCCCTCTCAATGCTACCTTCCTCGGACTCCGTCTCGCAGCGTGGGGCTGAGCGTACAACTCTATAATGTCAGAACGGCTCAAAACTGGGGAATCGGAGACTTCCGAGATCTTGAAAGCCTCATGCGATGGGGCAAAAAGCATCTGGATGTTTCGACGATCGGGCTCAATCCCCTTCACGCCCCATCGGCGGGTCTCTCGAGCCCGTACTCCCCGTCAAGCCGGCTCTACTTTAATCCCATCTATTTAAATCTGGAAGGGATTCCCGAATTCCGATCGACGCCTTCCTGTCAGCGACGGTTTCATAGTGCACGGTTTCAAAAGGCCTTGCAGGAATTACGAACGAGTCATCTCGTGCAATACGATCGAGTGCGTGAGATAAAATCGGAAATGCTGGGATGCTTGTACAAAGCGTTTGAGCGGCAACATGTTCGGTACAGGACAGCCCGTTTTCGCACATTCGAACGATACTGTCGGACGCAGGGAAAACGTCTTGAACAGTATTGCGCCTTCCAGGTGCTGTCCGAACGATTCAAGACGGCCAATTGGCGTCAGTGGCCAACGGACTATCAACGGTCGACCTCTCAAGTTGTGCGGGACGTTCTTGACGGGAGCCAGGAGCGGTTTCGATTTTTTCAGTACGTGCAATGGCAGTGTGAAGAGCAGTTATCTCGTTTAGACCGGCTCGCAAAGCGCCTCAAGCTCTCGCATCGGCTCTATCATGATCTTCCTGTTGGCGTCCATCCTGATGGAGCGGATGCGTGGATATTTCAAGACGAGCTGGCATTAGGGGTGACGTTGGGAGCGCCGCCGGATTCGTTTAATTTACAGGGACAGAATTGGGGGCTTATGGCGCCAATTCCATGGCGCATGCGTGTGTCAGGATATCAATTTTTTCTGGAAACGATTCGACGCAATATGCAGTATGGGGGAATGTTGCGAATTGACCATGCTCTAGGGTTATTCCGGCTCTTTATGATTCCAGAGGGATGTCCCGGAGAAGCTGGAACATACGTGAAAACTCGCATTGATGAAATCCTGGCGATTCTGGCTCTGGAGAGTGTCAGGAATCACGTCATGGTGGTGGGGGAAGATCTTGGCGTGGTGACACAGGAAATTCGTGACTGTTTAGCGAAGGCCGGAATTCTATCGTATCGAATCATGCCGTTTGAGAAGACGCAGATGGGAAAATGGCAAACGCCCAAACACTACCCGAAGCAGGCGATCGTGTCCTTCACGACGCATGACTTACCGACCTTTAGGGGGTATTGGGCGGGACGTGATATTGAGGTGAAAGCCCAGGCAGCCCTGTATCCCAGTGAGCAGCACATTGAATGCGATTGGGAAACGCGAATGAAGGACCGGATTGCCTTCATTCAAGCCATGGTCAAGGCGAACCTTCTTCCCAAGAGCGCAGTGACTTCGGTCCCCCTACATGCGCCTGAGACGTTTTTGAGGGCCGCGTATGCCTACCTCGCCCGTTCTCGCTGCCGGGTGGTCATGATTCCCCTGGAAGATATCGTTGGAGAACTGGACGCCCCCAATTTACCCGGTGCAACACATGATGCGTACCCCTCATGGAAAATTAAATTACGCCGGTCATTCGAAGAATTTAAAAAAGATCCTCGAATCGGTTCTACGATGAAAGCCGTTCACGCTGAGCAACAAGGCAACAGGTGTCAGGGAAGGGCCAGGAAAGGGGGGGATTGA
- a CDS encoding CBS domain-containing protein: protein MQPEDQLTLGYVRSHPLEAARRLESMKSEDAAGLLAPLPADDVASVLEHCLPGPASRILANLTLRMTCNVITELSTSSAIGVLRQFDESLRMDLLERLEKAIGSSLRRAMRYPPHTAANLADPRVMTLPPDITIQEALARTKQDARNTTYYVYVIDREAKLKGLITLKQLIANDGDHLIATLMTTKVVTLSADASIDEILQSPQWERFHTLPVVDRWGAFLGALRYRTLRGIEQEHVQNPDPGPLSQALIQLWEVYSLAGIGIMTDMVKTMGSREPDRYGTSIWHQKENP from the coding sequence ATGCAGCCAGAAGATCAATTAACGTTGGGCTATGTTCGTTCTCATCCACTGGAAGCGGCTCGTCGCCTGGAGTCGATGAAGTCCGAAGATGCCGCAGGATTACTCGCCCCCTTGCCAGCGGACGATGTCGCCTCGGTTCTGGAACATTGTCTGCCGGGTCCGGCCTCAAGAATTTTAGCCAACCTCACTCTGCGGATGACCTGTAATGTTATCACCGAGCTTTCGACCTCTTCGGCAATCGGCGTGCTTCGACAGTTTGATGAATCGCTTCGAATGGATTTATTGGAACGATTGGAGAAAGCCATCGGCTCAAGCCTGCGTCGAGCCATGCGATACCCTCCCCACACGGCAGCCAATTTGGCTGATCCTCGCGTGATGACTCTGCCGCCGGATATTACGATTCAAGAAGCGTTAGCCCGTACGAAACAAGACGCGCGGAACACGACCTATTATGTGTACGTGATCGATCGCGAGGCCAAGCTCAAGGGACTCATCACGCTGAAGCAATTGATCGCGAACGACGGTGACCATCTCATCGCCACACTGATGACCACGAAGGTCGTGACGCTTTCGGCAGACGCCAGTATTGATGAAATACTGCAATCTCCGCAGTGGGAGCGATTTCATACCCTGCCAGTCGTCGATCGTTGGGGCGCGTTCCTGGGGGCGTTGCGTTACCGCACGCTTCGAGGCATTGAGCAGGAGCATGTGCAAAACCCAGATCCAGGCCCTCTCAGCCAGGCGCTCATTCAACTCTGGGAGGTGTATTCACTGGCGGGTATTGGCATCATGACCGATATGGTCAAAACTATGGGGTCGCGAGAGCCAGACCGGTATGGAACATCGATCTGGCATCAGAAGGAGAACCCCTGA
- a CDS encoding mechanosensitive ion channel, with translation MQLSDIRLFTVFIQASMADWAEQFTQSFTASVSDVVSFFPTLLEALLLLLLGVLLAKLVGVATTRLLRLFGLDRLLGRTAIQTLLERSGTKKKISEILGMTSFWVIFLLFLISASRTVGLAIVSEALTSLAYYIPKVGIAILILVLGLMAANFVRELILLACSTAGIVQGAIVAQAFYVAGILLVVVTAINELGIDTGLLNNTITLLVAGLIAGAALSFGLGSRAAVANLIAAHYLQSIVRVGLHVRMGEIQGTVVAMTPVSVVVETDSGRVVIPASQFNDTTAVISSPET, from the coding sequence ATGCAGCTATCGGACATTCGACTGTTCACGGTCTTTATTCAGGCAAGTATGGCCGACTGGGCGGAACAATTCACGCAGTCGTTTACGGCGAGTGTGTCGGACGTCGTGTCTTTTTTCCCCACCCTTTTGGAAGCGCTTCTTCTCTTACTTTTAGGAGTTTTATTGGCCAAGCTCGTTGGCGTCGCCACCACGCGTTTACTGCGATTGTTTGGGCTGGATCGTCTGTTGGGGCGCACTGCGATTCAGACGCTTCTTGAACGGTCCGGGACCAAAAAGAAAATTTCCGAAATTTTAGGCATGACGAGTTTCTGGGTCATCTTTCTTCTGTTTCTCATCTCCGCCTCGAGGACGGTAGGGCTGGCGATCGTGTCGGAAGCGTTGACCAGTCTTGCGTACTATATTCCCAAGGTAGGTATCGCCATCCTGATCCTGGTCTTGGGATTGATGGCGGCTAATTTCGTCAGAGAATTAATCTTACTCGCCTGCAGTACGGCCGGTATCGTGCAGGGTGCGATCGTGGCGCAGGCGTTTTATGTCGCGGGCATTCTTCTCGTCGTCGTCACGGCGATTAATGAACTGGGTATCGACACGGGATTGTTAAACAACACCATCACTTTGCTGGTTGCCGGGCTCATCGCGGGTGCCGCCTTATCTTTCGGGCTTGGTTCCCGGGCCGCGGTCGCCAATCTTATCGCTGCACATTATTTGCAATCGATCGTACGAGTGGGATTGCACGTGCGTATGGGAGAGATTCAAGGGACCGTTGTGGCGATGACGCCGGTCTCGGTCGTCGTGGAAACGGATAGCGGACGGGTGGTGATTCCGGCTTCACAGTTCAATGACACGACCGCCGTGATCTCCAGTCCAGAAACCTGA